ACAAATTCAAGTTCAAGTCAAACAATTCATTGAAGGACAAAATACTTCTGTTTTGAAATCCGACTTTATTTTTTGATGAGCATTTTAATTTTCATTTTCATTTCCCTTCCCAACCATGGTTAAACTCGGCAATTTTTTATTTCATTATAGAAACTTTCTATTTCCCGTCTTCTATATTTTTCTTTTTCTGCCCTCCCCTGCCCTATTTCAAAATTATTGGACAGCCATCGGCCTTGGTCTATTGGTTATTTTGTTGGGTCAAATCATTCGTGGTATGACCATTGGTTTAGACTACATCATCAGAGGTGGTAGAGATAGGCGGGTATATGCCGAAGACTTGGTGACAACGGGCATTTTCTCCCATTGCAGAAACCCCTTATACGTTGGCAATCTGCTGGTGCTTTTGGGCTTGGGTATCTGTTCCAATTCCATTTATTTTGTATTTATTCTCATGCCACTTTTTATGTTTTTTTACCAAGCCATTGTATTGGCAGAAGAAAATTTTCTACGCAATAAATTTGGTTCAGGCTTCGACGACTATACAAAAGATGTCAGCAGATGGTGGATTAGTTGGAAAGGATTGGGTGATACCCTCAGCAATGCAAACTTCAAATGGAAACGCTTCATTTTGAAGGAATACAACTCAACTTATACATGGATGATTGGTGTATTGTTATTGACTGCAAAACACCAATACACAGATAGTTCTGAATTATTAGAACAAAATCTTCCTTATTACCTTGCTTGCTTGTTGCTGGTTACTTTCGTTTATCTCTACATCAAATTCTTGAAAAAAACCAAAAGACTAGTAAGTAATTAAGCCTTTATTTACCGTTTACCTTACTAAATGATAATCATTTCTTAACGTTCTATCTTTCTTTTTTGCGAAAAAAGTCGTAATTTTGCGGTTTAATTGTCAAAAACATAATTTCTACACTTGTTATTGAGTATTTTTTAATTAAACGTAAATATCATGAGTCTTAAAAAGCAATTTCTTAAAAGCAAACCAGTTTGTAAAGTAACCTTCAATTTGCCCAAAGAAGCAGCTGTAGAAGCCGAATCAGTAAAACTATTGGGCGACTTCAATGAGTGGGAACAAGCATCAGCAATCGCTATGACTCCCCTAAAAAACGGTAGTTTCAAAACTACTTTGGATTTAGAGGCTGGCAAAGAATACCAGTTCCTTTACTTGATTGACGACAATAAATGGGAAAAAGACTTGGAAGCAGACAAATATGAGCTTTCTCCTTTCGGAACCGAAAATTCTGTTGTTGTTTGCTAATCACAGTTTTTTCTAAAATAAGAAATGCGATAAAAACAACAAGCGGTTATAAGTTCTTCTCAGAATTTGTAGCCGCTTTTTTCATCTCCAAAAACCTATCCTTATCGAATCTTCTTTTATCACCGCCATTGTTGCTTCTGCCATCTTAGGCTTCTCCAAATCGGGCTTCAAGGGACTTGGTTTTGTGGTGGTTACATTAATGGCACTGGCTTATGAAAGCAAAACTTCAACAGGTATTCTTCTACCTTTGCTCATCTTGGGTGATATTTTCGCCATCATTTACTATCGAAAAGATGCCAATTGGAAAATCCTTTTTCGGCTTTTCCCTGCAATGGCAGTTGGAGTTGTAATTGGCGTTTTGGTAGGCAACAAACTCTCGACCGAACTATTCAGACAAGTGATGGCAGCTATCATTTTGCTAAGTGGCACGATGATGGTGTTGATCGGCAAAATACCAAAAGATAGAATACCCGATGGCAAAATATTTGCAATTGTGATGGGATTGGGGGCAGGGTTTTGCACTATGGTAGGCAATCTTGCAGGTACGTTTTCCAACATTTATTTCCTTGCCATGCAGTTGCCCAAACGAGCATTTATTGGCACTGCAGCATGGTTGTTCTTCTTCATCAATTTGTTCAAACTTCCTTTTCACATTTGGGTTTGGGAAACGGTCAATTTGACTACTTTGACGCACAATCTCTACCTCGCCCCTTTTGTCATTGCAGGTTTTTTGATGGGAATCAAATTGATAGAACTGATCAGCAATGCTTTTTTCCAAAAATACATTATCGTCATGACACTTTTAGGAGCATTGTTGATTTTGCTTCAATAAATTGTAATAAATCATTACTTCTTAGCCGTTTCCAAAATCGCTATCAATTGCAGCCATTCAGGTGTGCTGTGCAGTCCTTCAAAAGCCTTTTCTGCCTTCAACTTGGATAGGTCATTCCAACCTTTGAGGATGGCTTTGTTGAGGAAATAAAATGTAGATTGTTTTTCGGTTTCACTGAGGGCAGCAGCACAAGCAGCTCGGTAAATATCCTCAGTTTCAATGTTTCCATTGAGTTGCATCATTCGGCGATAAAAGCGTTGAGCATTTTCGTAGTCCTCCTCTTCATAAGAAATTTCTCCTTTGGCAGTCAATTCGATGTATTCTTCTGTTTGGGCTTCCGCTTTGGCTTTGGCTTCCTCTTCTGACAACAATTTATAGTCTATTTCAAGGCGTTTTGCATAACTTTCTATGTCACTCAAGCCCATTGCTTCCCTTCTGTTGTTTACTTCATGTTCGTTTTTGATAGGCACAAATTCCAGTTCGTTTGTTAATGTATTCCTTTGTGTTTGTGAGCCATACACTTGTTTGTCATTGTATGCCACTTGCACTCGGTCGTATAGGTAGGCATAATTGGAACTTTTAGCCTCCTGTGCATTGACAGCTTCTTTGAGCAAGTCGAGGCATTTGTTTTGAAAATCAGGCCGTTTATCGGCGTGTTGAACCAATATCCATGCAGCATTCGAGCCGTCTTCTCCAACATCTGATATTTTGGGCCAACCAATTTTGGTGACCGTCTGTTCCATTAAAGCTGTATGTTTTGTATCCAATTCCGTAATTTGAACAATGAGTTGTTCGATTTTTTCAGCATTTTGCTGTTTGTCCTTTTGCAGTTGAAGCATTAAACGCCGATATTTTTGGTCGTCTTCCTTCATTTGCAGCAGTTTTTTTCTTAGTTCGGGATACTTTATACTCGCTTCAAAAGCTGCTATTTTTACTTTTGTTTTCTCTAAAATAGATTGCCATTCAGTATCTTCTCTAAGGTTTTGGAGATCACTATCTTTTTGCAGCCATGCCATATCCTGCCACCCTGCTTCAATGGCTTTGGTGAGAAGTTCAAAAGCGTGGTTTTTATCGTTTTGCAGTGCAAAGACACATGCAGCATTGTAGAAATCATTTTTAGATACATTTACGGAATCAGTCAATTCAAACGCTTTTAGATAGTTTTTTCCTGCAATCTCATACTTTTTTGCTTGATATGCCTGTTCTGCCTCCGCTATCAATTGGTCGAAATCTTGTGCGTTCAACGTATTGATGGCAAAAAAACAAATACACATTAATAAGGTTTGTAGGATAATCTTCATGCTTTTCTACTTTAGTGCTAAGATAAGGGTTTGAAACGATTTTGAAGGTATAATTACTTTGTCATACAGTTAGACAGCTAAAAATAGGATTCGTTACTTTTAATTTTGTTATCAAATCGTGATATTTAACCCTTAATTTTGTGTTTCAAACAACCATAAACGATGAATAAGAGAGTATTAATCATTGAAGATGACCCTGAAATTGTAGAATTGTTGGCTATCCATTTAAGGGATTTAGACTGCGAAATTTTTAAAGTACATGATGGCAGATTGGGTTATCTGCAAGCAAGTGAAGAAGTATTTGATTTGATTATTCTGGACTTGATGTTGCCGAGTATGAATGGGATGGATGTGTGTCAAAAACTTCGGACTCAACGTATCAATACCCCTATTTTAATGCTTACAGCCAAGTCAGAGGAAATTGACAAGATTTTGGGATTAGAAATGGGGGCAGATGATTACCTAACCAAACCCTTCAGTGTTAGGGAGTTTATTGCAAGAGTAAAGGCCATTTTTCGGCGGGTGAAAATGACGAAAGAGGAAGGTAGCACTGCATTGAAGAAAAAGCTGCATTATGGCAACTTGGAGATTGATGTCGAAATGCGGAAGGTATTGCTGAATAACCAACGCATTGAATTGACTCCGAAAGAGTTTGACCTGCTCTACCTAATGGCTTCTAACCCTGGCAAAAGTTATTCAAGGCAGCGCATTCTTAGATTGGTGTGGGGCTATGAATACAATGGCTACGAACATACCGTCAATTCTCACATCAACCGTTTGCGAGCCAAAATTGAACCCGACATCAACAACCCTACCTATATTTTGACGACTTGGGGAGTAGGATATCGGTTTTCGGATGAATGATGTTGTATTGATTGAATTTGCCTACTTCCCCTTCCCAAACAACACAAAGCCGCTCCAAAACTTAGGACTCATTCTTTCTTTTTGCAGCATCTCCAACTTCGCTTTCTGCAAAGCTGTAGCAAAACCATCCCCTTCAAGAATATGAGCAAACAGCAAGGTCGTCAATTCACTACTCGCTCGATCGTTTACTTTGAAGAGCGTCGACACCACATTCTTCGCTCCACTCGCCAAAAATCCCCGATTCACCGCCATCATGCCCTCGCCCTTGTGCAGTTCCCCTATCCCACTCTCACAACTGCTCAACACCACCAAATCTGCCGACATCGGAATCATTGCCACCTCTTTCATATTCAAAACACTGTCTTCCACAGCCGTTTGAGCCAAACTCCGTTCCTCCAATCCCTCCGAAACCCTCAGGTTCTGTTCCCCTTCCACCGTCAGTCGTCCATCGTCCACCGTTTCCCCCAAAGCCAAAACCAAACCCGACAACTCTGGATATTCGTCATTCACAATCCCATGCGCTGCAATCAACACAAAACGACTCTTACCGATTTGCGCTTCCAAATTCTTTTTGTTGGCTGTTTCGTAGAAAAAAGATTGATTGTTGAGTCCTTTTTCTTCAAAAAGCAAAGAGATGTTTTCTACTTCAATTTTGGAGTAGGGCAAAGGCATCCAACTGCCATCACTTCTCACTGCCTCAGAGCGATTGACCGCAGTAGCATATTCATAGTCCTCTTTTTGCAGTTGTTGAATCGCCTGCTTTTGGCTCTCCGAAGTTGTTTCATACACAGGTGCAAAGCCAGTGAAAGCAATGTCGGTAGGTGCAGGTTCGGCAATGGCATCGTTTTGTTTTTGAAGGTCAAGATAGAGTAGAGTAGCCGAATAGTGATAGCTGATTTGACAGTGATTCAGTAGGTAGTCCAATTCATTGTAGGGCGTTGAAGCGGGAGCATCTGAAATGATAAGCGTTTCAAAAGGCAGATAATGCAGCTCGGCATGAGGGATGATGAATACCTGTTTGGCTTCGTCTTCAAAAGGGTCAATAAGGTGATGTGTGGCTTCTTGAAGTAGAATCTGGTAGAGTTCAAAGCTGAGTTGATGGAAGGTGTCTTTTTGGTCAAATTTGATGCTTTGAAGGTATTTTTGAATCAAACTTTCCCAATTGTTGGGTTTATCCATCGCAAAGACTTCGTATTCATCGAGAGTAATGGTAAAGAGATAGATTTTTTCTTCTCTGATGAAATAACTCAATGCCGTTTGGTTTTCTACAAGTACGGATTGAAGAGCCTCAATAGTGACAGTTTCGGTGCTGTATTTTTGGAGGTAGTAGTCGGGATAGTCGGTTTCGAGTTGCTTTTTGAGGGATTCGAATTGATTGAAGACATCAAAATAGCTGTTCTCCCATTGTTGAAGCACTTGTTGGTTGATATTCTGCCCTTGCTGTTTGAGGATTTGAATGTTTTTTTGGAGCATTATCAGTTGAGACTGCATTTCCTGCTCTTTTTCTAAGAGTTCAGTTGGCAGTACAGTTAGTTGTTTGGCAGTTTTTTCTTGTTTGCTGTTTAACATTAAGTATGCCTTGTTTTTTTCGGAAAAAGCGAAGACACGATTCAAATAAGTCTTGTCTTGCGTTAGCATAAATAACTGGTAAGCTGGCTTAATTGCCTTATCTAATTTAGGGCTAATATGTTTGAGAGCCATTAATTTAGACTGGTCGGATTGGAAAGATTGCCGAATATAGTCTAAACAAGAAAAAGCCAATTTGTAACCATCAAACGAAGCTTGAAGGTCTTTTTGTTCTTGGGTATTCTGCAAAAAATATTGGAAAAATGAATCTGCTTTTTGCAACAACATTACTACTCCATCAACAGACTGCAAATAATTATCGAAGTTGGTAGCATTAGAATTTAATACAGGATAGGCGTAGTAGTTATCCAAACGAACATCGGTTTCAATAAGGGCTATTAGGACTTCATGATAACATTTTATGGCTGCCCAATAATTATGCTTCTTCATATACAATTTTCCCAATGATTTGCTAATGGATACTTTTGGGACTTTAGTATCGTCACCAGAATCATCAAGTATGCCTAAAGCTTTTGAAAAATAGCTTTCAGCTTGATCATAGTTTCCTTCTTCTGTATGATAAATACCCATACTCTGAAAGGAAAAAGCGAGCTTGGAACGATCCTTATCAAATAATTCCTGCGAAAGTGATATACATTTATTTGTCAAGGTATATGCTTCTTGTTGCTTGCCGACCTTTAGGTAACACTTTGCCAATTCGGAATAACTAAAAACAATTGCGCCATGCTTATCTAACTTATTTTCAATCGAAAACGACACCAACAATTCTCCAACTTGCATAGCTTTATCATACTTTGTATGATTTATATAGACCTTCATTAGTGTCCCATAAGAATAAAGTAGATGAGGGCTTTGGTGATACTCTCCTATCTCAATCGCTTTTTTTGCATATAGTTCTGCTCTGTGATAGTCTCCTATATTAAGAAAAAGATTTGCATAATTGTAGAAAGCATAATGAAAGTCGGAGTGATTAGGAGGATAGTTTTTTTGAAATAAATCAATTCCTTTTTTTAAATAGTGCCTGGCTTTTTCGTAGTTGGTAAGTTTAGAGTAAGTATATCCAATGTTTTGGTAGGTATTTGCAATTCGTTCAATAGGGTAAGAACTATCTGATTCGCCATTTTGAAGAGAGAGTTGAAAAAAATTAATGGCGGGGATATACTGATGTTGATAATTGTGCCACACCCCTAAAGAAAAATAAATATAGGCGGCAAGTTCATTTTCACTTTCATACAACTGATTGCAGATTGTCAATGCCTTATCCAAAGATGTTTTTGCATGATTAAAATTATGGAGAAAGTTATTTACATCTCCAATTTTGAAGTAAAGCACACACAATGTTTCATGCACTTCGCCATAAAGCTCTAATCGTAGTGCCAAACTCTGCTCATAAAAAGAAATAGCTTCCTTAAATTGATTGATTTCATATTGGTAATTTCCCAAATACTCATAGCCCTCCGCCATTTTCTCCTTTTCCCCCCACTTCTCAAAGAGGCACATAGCCTTCTTCAGTGTGGCCACCATAACACCATCAATCACCTCCTCTCTTTTATTAGGCTTTCCTTGCTGCAATAACTCCTCCGCCCGCTTCAAATCCCCTTGCCGATTCTCCACACCTTCCCTCAATAAATTCTTTTCAAACATTTTTTTTAATTTTTTTTTTAGACCACTGTTAATGTTTTTGCTAAAAAAAGCAACGATAGAGGTGTGTGATGTAAAAATTTGAACGAATATCTGCTAAAAATTACAAATCATTATGAAGCAACCTCCAATATCCGAAAAAATCTATAATCAAAACAAAATTTGGCTACAAAATTTGCGTGAACTAATTTTGCGTCATGCTCATAACAATGAATTTAAAACGGAAGATTTGGGTCAAGAACTCAACATCAGTAAACGAACACTCGAACGAAAGTTAAAATACCTAACAGGCAAATCTCCAAAACAATACATCAATGAACTGAGATTGAATCGGGCGCACAAACTCATAACCGAACAAAATTTTGGAAATGTCGCCCAAATCAGCAATCTAGTTGGATTCTCTAAAACCAGTTATTTCTCAAACCTCTTCAAGCAGAGGTTTGGCTACAGTCCTCTTACATTGATTACTTTGGTAAAATCAAAAAAACATACAAAAACTTCTTGATTGATTTAAAAAGTTGACAAAATTATGACATTAACAAAAGCATTAAAATAATTTTGTCGCATTTGTGGTGTGTCTATCACTAAAATAGACCATATATTTGCAACGCTTTACATCCCCTAAATATTTATGTTTTACATATAAATACTACCTAGATAATATTTATTCTAAGAACTCGAAACAAACCCAACTCAAAACCCCACATCCACCCCTAAATTAACAACAGACAAAAAATCATGTCATTTTTTTGTCATAAGAAAAAAAGCTGTTAATGTTTTTGCAAAAAAGCGCAACTCTAATATTGAAGCCTCGAACACGAATCAACTACTGAAAGTATTTTTTTCGTAAGTAATTCGTGTTCAAGGCTAACAGAATAAATCCAAGAGCATTAACAGCCAATAAAAAAACATCATGTCATTTTTTTGTCATAAGAAAAAAAGCTGTTAATGTTTTTCAAAGAAAGCGCAACTCTATATATGAAAACATAAAAAGCCCCTACAAGCCCATTTTATCCACCCATAATTTGAACACTGCAATAGGTGTACTTTACGCCATGGAGAAAGTATAGCTATTGCAGACAGAATGCTCCTCGCTTACTAAGCCATTCACAATAGTAGCGAAGCCCACACCAATCGAAGCAATTTTCAAAATAGCCTTCAATTGGAATGGAGAAAGTATGCTTTTACAAGAACACTAAACAAACATTTTAAAATACACTATTAAAATTTAAACAAGGAACAAATGAAAAACAAAATTTTACCACGCCCCCTAAAACAGATTCATCGGAATCCATTAAATCTATTGAAGCCCTTGATAAAATATGCCTGTTTGTTAGGCATTTTTCTATTCAATACAGGTCATTTAGAAGCACAATCAGCAAGTGCCTTTCTAAATACAATGCAAGCATATTATGACCCCTGTACAGACAAAATTGTCGTAAAATACGACCATGATGCTTTTAATGATATATCAAATAATCCATTTAATCTAAATGCAATAAGAGTTGGTATTGAGTATCTGATACCTGGTCTAGCATCAGCCATTTTTTATCCAGTGGGATATGTAGTCAATCAAAATGGCGCATTTGCTTGGACGGGTTCTTCATGGCCTTCGCCCTGGCCTTCTCCAATCAATACAAATCATTGCGGAACTACCTCCATGTATTATGCCACCCAAAATGGAGGAAGTTTTAGTTGTGACAATGATGCAGATAATATCATTGCTGTTAGCTTTCCTATACCCAATGTTGGAGGATTAACTCCTCCCTATCAAGTAGAATTGAGTTTCGGTACTGTTGCTATAAATGTCATTGGAGGCTATATGAGTATTGACTTTCCTGGGAATCAAAGAATTTCTAAATCTATATACCCATACGGCAATATATCTGCTCCCTCATCTCTTTCAACCCAAGCGGTTGATTGTAATAGCGTTAAGTTGTCTTGGTCCAATACAGGCACACATTGTGGTTCAAGCTCAAACATACAAATTATTCGAAGTGGAACATCAGTAGCTACGATATCAGGCACTTCTACTACCTATACAGACACCAGTGCGCCCACAGGCACTCATAATTATTATATCAATCGAATAGCTTCAGGTAAAAGTAGTGGTGCAAGTATTTCAGGGAGTACCAAATTAGGTCCTGCTGATTCACCCAGTAGTTTGAATGCCTCTGAAAGCAATTGTGAAGGAATTGTAGAATTGAGTTGGTCTTGGAACTTCACCGACTTTTTGGGATTCACCATCGAGCGTTCGACCACCGAAGATTTTGCTGTTATTGACGAAACCTTCGACATCAACGAGAAAGACCTCCGCAGCTATGAAGATGAGACCAATATTCAAAGAAACATCGACTACTTCTACCGCATTGCCGCCTACAACGATTGTGGACCATCCCCTTTCTCGAGCGTAGTTCAAGGCTTTGCACCCGACAAACCCACCGTTGCCACCAACGTCACCGCCAATATAGTCGGCAATGAAGTACATGTCAACTGGGAAGACAACTCATTGGAAGACAAATTTTACTTGCGCCGTTTGCTTCTCGGAGGAGGATTCGACGAATACGAATTTGAAGCAGGCACGACCAGTTTTGAAGACAACACCGTCACCAACTGCCAAACCTATTTCTACAAAGTCAAAGCCGAAAACGAATGTGGAAGTTCCATTTCACAGCAGTCGGCAGGCGTAAAATTGATACCCGACCTCACCCAAGTCATCCAACAAGGCAATCTATTTGCCTCCAAAGGCTACCGACCAGGGGAAGTCAGATTGGAGTGGACCTCAGAAGATGCCGAGCGATTGGACTACTTCAAGATTTACCGCAAGGTTTACAACAGCGACGAAGACTCCATATTGATAGCCACCCTTCCCGCCAACACCAATATCTACAGCGACTACGATGCCGAAGCCAATACCATATTGGAATACACCATCATCGGACAAGGCTCTTGCGAAAACGAATTTATTTACACCATGAGCGACCAAGAAGTGGGCTTTCGCAGTCCTTCGGGCATCGTGAGTGGCAACATCAACTATGAAGGCGGTATAGCGGTAGAAGGAGTCAAAGTCGTGGCGAGTAGCGTAGATGGCGCATCAGGACACAGCCTGGGCTTCAATGGCACCGACCAATACGCACAAATTCCACACGACAACTTACACGCTCCCACAGGAGGATTCACCGTGGGCGTATGGGCGCATCCTTTGGCGCTCGACCAAAATATGACCCTACTACACAAATCCAATGGCAGCAACGGCTTTGGCATACGCTACCTTCAAAGCAGCAACGAAGTCGAGTTTTGGACCCACATCAATGGCTCAGAACAAAACCTCAAAAGCACCGCCCCTTTCCTCGCCAATCAATACAGCCACATTGGAGGCTCTTATGATGGCGAATGGCTCAAACTGTTTGTAAACGGAGTGCCTAAAGACTCTGTTAATGTCATGGGTTTATTGACTCCTTCCACTGCAAATTTATATTTAGGTGGAAACTCACCAGACGGTTACTTCAATGGCAGCCTCGATGAATTGGTGCTGTTGGACTATGGCAGAAACAACCTGGAAATGGAACAAGACCATGCACGC
The Chitinophagales bacterium genome window above contains:
- a CDS encoding isoamylase early set domain-containing protein — translated: MSLKKQFLKSKPVCKVTFNLPKEAAVEAESVKLLGDFNEWEQASAIAMTPLKNGSFKTTLDLEAGKEYQFLYLIDDNKWEKDLEADKYELSPFGTENSVVVC
- a CDS encoding methyltransferase, yielding MTIGLDYIIRGGRDRRVYAEDLVTTGIFSHCRNPLYVGNLLVLLGLGICSNSIYFVFILMPLFMFFYQAIVLAEENFLRNKFGSGFDDYTKDVSRWWISWKGLGDTLSNANFKWKRFILKEYNSTYTWMIGVLLLTAKHQYTDSSELLEQNLPYYLACLLLVTFVYLYIKFLKKTKRLVSN
- a CDS encoding response regulator transcription factor translates to MNKRVLIIEDDPEIVELLAIHLRDLDCEIFKVHDGRLGYLQASEEVFDLIILDLMLPSMNGMDVCQKLRTQRINTPILMLTAKSEEIDKILGLEMGADDYLTKPFSVREFIARVKAIFRRVKMTKEEGSTALKKKLHYGNLEIDVEMRKVLLNNQRIELTPKEFDLLYLMASNPGKSYSRQRILRLVWGYEYNGYEHTVNSHINRLRAKIEPDINNPTYILTTWGVGYRFSDE
- a CDS encoding helix-turn-helix transcriptional regulator, with translation MKQPPISEKIYNQNKIWLQNLRELILRHAHNNEFKTEDLGQELNISKRTLERKLKYLTGKSPKQYINELRLNRAHKLITEQNFGNVAQISNLVGFSKTSYFSNLFKQRFGYSPLTLITLVKSKKHTKTS
- a CDS encoding CHAT domain-containing tetratricopeptide repeat protein yields the protein MFEKNLLREGVENRQGDLKRAEELLQQGKPNKREEVIDGVMVATLKKAMCLFEKWGEKEKMAEGYEYLGNYQYEINQFKEAISFYEQSLALRLELYGEVHETLCVLYFKIGDVNNFLHNFNHAKTSLDKALTICNQLYESENELAAYIYFSLGVWHNYQHQYIPAINFFQLSLQNGESDSSYPIERIANTYQNIGYTYSKLTNYEKARHYLKKGIDLFQKNYPPNHSDFHYAFYNYANLFLNIGDYHRAELYAKKAIEIGEYHQSPHLLYSYGTLMKVYINHTKYDKAMQVGELLVSFSIENKLDKHGAIVFSYSELAKCYLKVGKQQEAYTLTNKCISLSQELFDKDRSKLAFSFQSMGIYHTEEGNYDQAESYFSKALGILDDSGDDTKVPKVSISKSLGKLYMKKHNYWAAIKCYHEVLIALIETDVRLDNYYAYPVLNSNATNFDNYLQSVDGVVMLLQKADSFFQYFLQNTQEQKDLQASFDGYKLAFSCLDYIRQSFQSDQSKLMALKHISPKLDKAIKPAYQLFMLTQDKTYLNRVFAFSEKNKAYLMLNSKQEKTAKQLTVLPTELLEKEQEMQSQLIMLQKNIQILKQQGQNINQQVLQQWENSYFDVFNQFESLKKQLETDYPDYYLQKYSTETVTIEALQSVLVENQTALSYFIREEKIYLFTITLDEYEVFAMDKPNNWESLIQKYLQSIKFDQKDTFHQLSFELYQILLQEATHHLIDPFEDEAKQVFIIPHAELHYLPFETLIISDAPASTPYNELDYLLNHCQISYHYSATLLYLDLQKQNDAIAEPAPTDIAFTGFAPVYETTSESQKQAIQQLQKEDYEYATAVNRSEAVRSDGSWMPLPYSKIEVENISLLFEEKGLNNQSFFYETANKKNLEAQIGKSRFVLIAAHGIVNDEYPELSGLVLALGETVDDGRLTVEGEQNLRVSEGLEERSLAQTAVEDSVLNMKEVAMIPMSADLVVLSSCESGIGELHKGEGMMAVNRGFLASGAKNVVSTLFKVNDRASSELTTLLFAHILEGDGFATALQKAKLEMLQKERMSPKFWSGFVLFGKGK
- a CDS encoding DUF6624 domain-containing protein, whose translation is MKIILQTLLMCICFFAINTLNAQDFDQLIAEAEQAYQAKKYEIAGKNYLKAFELTDSVNVSKNDFYNAACVFALQNDKNHAFELLTKAIEAGWQDMAWLQKDSDLQNLREDTEWQSILEKTKVKIAAFEASIKYPELRKKLLQMKEDDQKYRRLMLQLQKDKQQNAEKIEQLIVQITELDTKHTALMEQTVTKIGWPKISDVGEDGSNAAWILVQHADKRPDFQNKCLDLLKEAVNAQEAKSSNYAYLYDRVQVAYNDKQVYGSQTQRNTLTNELEFVPIKNEHEVNNRREAMGLSDIESYAKRLEIDYKLLSEEEAKAKAEAQTEEYIELTAKGEISYEEEDYENAQRFYRRMMQLNGNIETEDIYRAACAAALSETEKQSTFYFLNKAILKGWNDLSKLKAEKAFEGLHSTPEWLQLIAILETAKK
- a CDS encoding sulfite exporter TauE/SafE family protein; amino-acid sequence: MLGFSKSGFKGLGFVVVTLMALAYESKTSTGILLPLLILGDIFAIIYYRKDANWKILFRLFPAMAVGVVIGVLVGNKLSTELFRQVMAAIILLSGTMMVLIGKIPKDRIPDGKIFAIVMGLGAGFCTMVGNLAGTFSNIYFLAMQLPKRAFIGTAAWLFFFINLFKLPFHIWVWETVNLTTLTHNLYLAPFVIAGFLMGIKLIELISNAFFQKYIIVMTLLGALLILLQ